The following proteins are encoded in a genomic region of Dysgonomonas mossii:
- a CDS encoding TetR/AcrR family transcriptional regulator, producing MFNNEDSSEVRKRILSEAQILFIKNGYRGTSVRDIAKASGTNVAMVNYYFQSKYNLFEIIFEDALDVLTKRIFETVTSDLPFFELIETWIHTYYEILFQYPEIAAFILNEVSLNPEGLTQRIKNKNPYSSFSKIEKRIAEEVEKGTIRETPAADFLLNILSLCMFPFMFGNLAKTLMEIPSGVYNELIANHEKYVIEFTINALKPCDNEIKRNKLTQ from the coding sequence ATGTTTAATAATGAAGATTCTTCGGAAGTAAGGAAACGGATTCTGAGTGAAGCACAAATCCTTTTCATAAAAAACGGCTACAGAGGCACCAGTGTCAGGGATATAGCTAAGGCTTCGGGTACGAATGTGGCAATGGTAAATTATTATTTTCAGTCGAAATATAATTTATTTGAGATCATATTCGAAGACGCATTGGATGTGCTTACCAAAAGAATATTCGAGACCGTAACCTCCGATCTTCCATTTTTTGAGTTAATCGAAACATGGATACACACTTACTATGAAATTCTATTTCAATATCCTGAAATTGCAGCATTTATTCTAAATGAAGTGAGCCTCAATCCGGAGGGACTTACCCAGCGTATAAAAAATAAAAATCCTTATAGTTCTTTCAGTAAAATAGAAAAGCGTATAGCCGAAGAAGTGGAGAAGGGTACAATAAGAGAAACGCCGGCAGCTGATTTTTTATTGAATATATTGTCTTTATGCATGTTCCCTTTTATGTTTGGAAATCTGGCCAAAACATTGATGGAAATTCCGTCAGGCGTTTACAATGAGCTGATAGCCAATCATGAAAAATATGTGATAGAATTTACTATAAACGCACTGAAACCGTGCGATAATGAGATCAAACGAAATAAATTAACACAATAG
- a CDS encoding ArnT family glycosyltransferase encodes MKKSHFLQTLYLQKPLFLILLIATLSTLPWIGLGDFYTKGEPREAALAVSMIEKGEWVIPSSYADEFAYKPPFNHWLIAGFSLALTHGEVTPFTSRLPSTIAFIAMIGVCFMFFARRRPVIEAFASCLILITCFEIHRAAMTTRVDMVLTFLLVAAIIQMYAWYQKRRVYQLISIWLLLSMATLTKGPIGVLLPCMIFGVFLLFQKENFFKATVKCILIALPAFIIPLIWYYAAYKIKGEAFFDRVFYENFGRFLHLKAADMDASYELGHEGPFWIYIVYLVSGFLPWAILLVISLFFLKYKRMSGSVKQIINNIAGKIMTMDKALLYSLIVIVVSLLFYSIPVSKRSVYIMPVYPFIAIFIARFFIYLVDAKPKAVRISTSILLGISIIALLIIGLAYTRIIDIESIAGHFAKRERTLQDIKIFSDMFKSPGWLGLFGISILLCATINSIYLLRKKINIKILMAGFGIMFSINVFMDSYLLSNFKDTYSARPFAEMISEKYKPDGEIYVTNNLRKYFNLYALNFYLHNNFKNIDLESPKEGYFVTLEKYSDSIRQEYGNKYEFELLEKSDKLNEYRTSMLFYRIKSRN; translated from the coding sequence ATGAAGAAATCCCATTTTCTGCAAACATTATACTTGCAAAAACCTCTCTTCCTGATTCTTCTTATAGCGACCTTATCTACTCTTCCTTGGATAGGATTAGGAGATTTTTATACCAAGGGCGAGCCTCGTGAGGCTGCATTGGCCGTATCGATGATCGAGAAAGGAGAGTGGGTTATTCCTTCCAGTTATGCAGATGAATTTGCATATAAACCGCCATTTAATCACTGGCTTATAGCCGGATTTTCTTTAGCTCTGACGCATGGCGAAGTTACTCCTTTTACATCGCGTCTGCCATCTACAATTGCATTTATTGCTATGATTGGGGTCTGCTTTATGTTTTTTGCTCGTCGCAGACCTGTTATAGAGGCTTTTGCTTCGTGTCTTATCCTGATTACCTGCTTCGAAATACACAGGGCTGCCATGACTACTCGGGTAGATATGGTACTTACGTTTCTCCTCGTGGCAGCGATTATTCAAATGTATGCTTGGTATCAAAAGCGGCGGGTGTATCAACTTATTTCCATCTGGCTGCTTCTTAGTATGGCTACCCTCACCAAGGGGCCTATAGGGGTCTTACTGCCATGCATGATATTCGGCGTGTTTTTGTTGTTCCAAAAAGAAAACTTTTTCAAAGCAACAGTAAAATGTATTTTGATTGCACTTCCTGCGTTTATTATACCTCTGATTTGGTATTATGCTGCTTATAAGATAAAAGGAGAGGCATTCTTCGACCGTGTTTTCTATGAGAATTTTGGCAGATTTCTTCATCTGAAGGCTGCTGATATGGATGCAAGCTATGAGCTGGGGCATGAAGGGCCGTTTTGGATTTACATCGTATATCTGGTTTCAGGCTTTTTGCCTTGGGCTATTTTGCTTGTGATATCTCTTTTCTTCTTGAAGTATAAAAGAATGAGTGGCTCGGTAAAACAAATCATAAATAATATTGCAGGTAAAATAATGACTATGGACAAAGCGCTTTTGTATAGCCTTATAGTTATTGTTGTTTCGCTACTGTTCTATTCTATTCCTGTGTCGAAAAGGAGCGTATATATAATGCCCGTGTATCCGTTTATAGCAATATTTATCGCTCGCTTTTTTATCTATCTTGTTGATGCAAAACCGAAAGCGGTTCGTATTTCAACCTCTATTCTGTTAGGAATTTCAATTATCGCTCTTCTGATAATAGGACTCGCATATACACGAATTATTGATATAGAATCTATTGCAGGACATTTTGCCAAGAGAGAGAGAACCCTTCAGGATATCAAAATCTTCTCGGACATGTTCAAGTCCCCGGGTTGGTTAGGCTTATTTGGAATTTCGATTTTGCTATGTGCTACGATTAATAGCATTTATTTGTTACGCAAAAAAATCAATATAAAGATATTGATGGCAGGTTTTGGAATCATGTTCTCCATCAATGTTTTCATGGATTCTTATTTGCTGTCTAACTTTAAAGATACTTATTCGGCTCGCCCATTTGCTGAAATGATTTCTGAGAAATATAAGCCTGATGGAGAGATATACGTTACGAATAATCTGAGAAAGTATTTCAATCTCTATGCGTTAAATTTTTATCTACACAATAACTTTAAGAACATAGATTTAGAATCCCCAAAAGAAGGTTATTTTGTAACCTTAGAGAAATATTCAGATAGTATTCGTCAAGAATATGGAAATAAATACGAGTTTGAACTTTTAGAAAAAAGCGATAAGTTAAACGAATACAGAACCTCGATGTTATTTTATAGAATAAAATCGAGGAATTAA
- a CDS encoding 2-amino-4-hydroxy-6-hydroxymethyldihydropteridine diphosphokinase produces MNKALLCIGTNEDTETNLRLCHQLLNSSFGGISYSDTSVTTPYGAHYKNDFLNQLAVIYTDQDKEEVRLKLKSIERQIGRESHDKEKGIVKIDIDLVIWNDEVLKPADVSRKYIVDLLPSLKK; encoded by the coding sequence ATGAACAAAGCGCTTCTCTGCATAGGAACAAATGAAGATACAGAAACAAATTTAAGACTCTGTCATCAACTGCTCAACAGCTCTTTTGGAGGGATATCTTACTCCGACACTTCTGTCACTACTCCTTATGGAGCACACTATAAGAATGACTTCCTAAACCAACTGGCTGTTATATATACCGATCAAGACAAAGAAGAAGTCCGCCTGAAACTTAAGTCTATAGAACGGCAGATAGGACGTGAGTCTCACGACAAAGAAAAAGGAATTGTAAAAATAGACATCGACCTTGTTATCTGGAATGACGAAGTTCTGAAGCCTGCCGATGTAAGTCGCAAGTACATTGTAGACCTACTACCCAGCTTAAAAAAATAA
- a CDS encoding acyl-CoA dehydratase activase, translated as MSEEQQYKMGIDVGSTTVKIVVLDDNNTIIYKSYCRHQANIQQTLIAELQKVIEVYPQAKFTINISGSAGMGIGERVGISFVQEVVAAVEVVKNVYPAAHTLIDLGGEDAKMVFFSEGRHPDIRMNGSCAGGTGAFIDQMASLMNITIEELGVKALDFDKIYPIASRCGVFAKTDVQNLISRNIPVSDISASILHAVALQSVTTLARGCEIIPKIICIGGPLTFIPALRNAFSEVLKIQSEDIIVPENGEYFPAWGSALYHEADAKTFDLDELVDKLSESTSSNHSDALEPLFKDELEYIEWDANRNVKALKFKPLGEEKYVECFLGIDSGSTTSKVVVMDTDANIIYKFYGNNEGNPLRKVMEGLSLFYKEAQEKGVTVKFLSSAATGYGEDLMKSALGLDYGIVETIAHLSGAQYVDPDVSFVLDIGGQDIKSIFINNGLISNIELNEACSAGCGSFLQNFASTMSMELSDFARAACLAKYPSDLGSRCTVFMNSKVKQSLRENAGNDDIAAGLAYSVVKNCLFKVLKISNLKQLGDHIVVQGGTFRNDAVYRALEMLSGKTVGSTDHPELMGALGAALYSQRLWEKNQNATTFSGEEALFDLSTINSKELTCKGCTNLCSVLRFKFNNGNISYAGNKCEKVFYNKNNDRKEGYNAFDRKNEILFNRPVKADNIEKGKTIGIPRVLNMFDNYPFWHTLFTACGFNVRLSPESTFPLYQKGVGGVMSDNICFPAKLVHGHILALIEQKVDRIFYPIVPKEEKEFGQSSNSFNCPVVSGYPDVIQSSIDPSGRHGIPYDEPVITFSSDKALAKGCYNYLSGLGVSKEVFDKAFQQALVVKDSLKQELYGYQKELLDKALETGELTFIVAGRPYHTDPLIHQKVGQIFSDLGVIVLTDDVFRKPESQGFSKLNIISQWSYPNRVVQAAMEVAKLPQNIQLVQLNSFGCGPDSFFMDETRDILKAAGKNITVLRIDEIASPGSIRLRLRSLVESLKAVKSYDLVASDSYKGYSAPYKKEKDKNKTVLIPWLCDFISPFAPALGEILGLKVENLPKSNKVSADLGLMYGNNEVCYPSTLILGDIINALQSGNHDAKDIVLAITQTGGQCRATNYIAQIKTGLQNAGFNDIPVIALSSGETYQNDESEFTLEWKKIAKIAVPIVLYGDGLQQMHSAISVREKKEGASQQIFDFYIERGIDAVRAKDAKTLYRLLKEAAEDFNNVPIYDKEYSKVGLIGEIFVKYNNYAQSNISEWLRSRNVEVSTPPLLDFLMQFFVNSKVNVENGLSEETIFSKTLKPLIWWYINSKVKRSEKILSKFKFYEPSESIYAKAEAASEVLDLSNQFGEGWLIPGEIAHYARKGVNKVVCLQPFGCIANHIVAKGVEKRIKEIYPNMNILYLDIDGGIAEVNLQNRLHFMI; from the coding sequence ATGAGTGAGGAACAACAATATAAAATGGGAATTGATGTTGGGTCAACAACCGTGAAAATTGTAGTTTTGGATGATAATAATACAATTATTTACAAATCATACTGTAGGCATCAGGCGAATATACAGCAGACTCTGATAGCCGAACTGCAAAAGGTGATTGAAGTGTATCCCCAAGCAAAGTTTACAATAAATATATCAGGATCAGCGGGAATGGGTATTGGCGAACGTGTCGGTATCTCATTTGTACAGGAAGTTGTTGCCGCCGTGGAGGTGGTAAAGAATGTTTACCCTGCTGCTCATACATTGATCGACTTGGGAGGAGAAGATGCTAAAATGGTATTCTTCAGCGAGGGTCGTCACCCTGATATACGGATGAATGGGAGTTGTGCCGGAGGGACAGGTGCTTTTATAGATCAGATGGCAAGTCTGATGAATATTACCATCGAAGAGCTAGGGGTAAAGGCGCTGGATTTTGACAAAATATATCCGATAGCTTCGCGTTGTGGTGTGTTTGCTAAGACTGACGTGCAGAATCTTATTAGCCGGAACATCCCTGTTTCGGATATCTCTGCTTCTATACTTCATGCCGTTGCCTTACAATCGGTAACTACCCTTGCGCGTGGGTGCGAGATTATCCCTAAGATAATCTGTATCGGGGGACCGTTGACTTTTATTCCTGCGTTGCGAAATGCTTTTAGCGAGGTTCTTAAAATACAGAGTGAAGATATAATTGTTCCCGAGAATGGGGAGTACTTCCCTGCATGGGGTTCTGCTCTTTATCACGAAGCTGATGCAAAAACGTTTGATTTGGATGAGCTGGTGGATAAACTTTCGGAATCTACGTCATCAAATCATAGTGATGCACTCGAACCACTGTTCAAAGACGAACTTGAATATATTGAGTGGGATGCGAACCGCAATGTAAAAGCTCTTAAGTTTAAACCTCTGGGTGAGGAAAAGTATGTAGAATGTTTTTTGGGTATAGATTCCGGATCTACTACATCCAAAGTAGTGGTGATGGATACAGATGCCAATATCATATATAAGTTTTACGGTAATAACGAAGGAAATCCTCTGAGGAAAGTGATGGAGGGGTTATCCTTATTCTATAAAGAAGCTCAAGAGAAAGGTGTAACTGTGAAATTCCTTTCGTCAGCCGCTACAGGCTACGGGGAGGATTTGATGAAGTCTGCTCTCGGGCTCGATTATGGAATTGTAGAAACCATAGCGCACTTGTCAGGAGCGCAATATGTTGATCCCGATGTATCGTTTGTGCTCGACATAGGAGGGCAAGATATTAAGTCAATCTTCATAAATAATGGGTTGATTTCGAATATAGAGCTGAATGAAGCCTGTTCTGCGGGTTGTGGTTCTTTCTTGCAAAACTTTGCATCTACAATGAGCATGGAACTTTCTGATTTTGCTCGTGCTGCTTGCCTGGCTAAGTATCCAAGTGATCTGGGTTCTCGTTGTACGGTGTTTATGAACTCAAAGGTAAAGCAGTCTTTAAGGGAGAATGCTGGAAATGATGATATTGCGGCTGGTTTAGCTTACTCTGTGGTTAAGAACTGTTTGTTTAAGGTTCTCAAAATCTCTAACCTGAAACAGCTTGGAGACCATATCGTTGTACAAGGTGGTACATTCAGGAACGATGCCGTTTATCGTGCATTAGAAATGCTATCGGGTAAGACTGTGGGTTCTACCGATCATCCCGAATTAATGGGAGCTTTGGGAGCCGCATTATACTCTCAGCGATTATGGGAGAAAAACCAAAACGCAACAACTTTTTCGGGAGAAGAAGCTTTGTTTGATCTATCTACAATTAACTCTAAGGAGTTGACCTGTAAAGGTTGTACAAACTTATGCTCGGTATTGCGGTTCAAGTTTAACAACGGGAATATCAGCTATGCCGGAAATAAATGTGAGAAAGTTTTCTATAATAAAAATAATGACCGTAAGGAAGGCTATAATGCTTTTGACAGGAAAAATGAAATCCTTTTCAATCGTCCTGTGAAGGCTGATAATATAGAAAAAGGAAAAACAATAGGCATCCCCCGTGTGCTGAATATGTTCGATAATTATCCATTCTGGCATACTTTATTTACAGCATGTGGATTTAATGTGAGATTATCTCCCGAATCTACTTTCCCGTTATATCAAAAAGGAGTGGGAGGGGTGATGTCTGATAATATTTGTTTTCCTGCCAAGCTTGTACACGGACATATACTCGCTCTGATTGAGCAAAAGGTGGATAGGATTTTTTATCCGATTGTACCTAAAGAAGAAAAAGAATTCGGGCAATCGTCTAACTCTTTCAATTGTCCTGTGGTTAGTGGATATCCTGACGTTATACAAAGTTCGATAGATCCATCAGGCAGACATGGCATCCCTTATGATGAGCCGGTGATAACATTCAGCAGTGATAAGGCTTTGGCCAAAGGCTGTTATAACTATCTTTCGGGCTTGGGAGTATCTAAAGAGGTTTTTGATAAGGCATTTCAACAAGCTTTAGTTGTAAAGGATAGTTTAAAACAAGAACTTTATGGCTATCAGAAAGAGTTGTTGGATAAAGCCTTAGAGACAGGGGAGTTGACATTTATCGTTGCAGGTCGTCCATATCATACAGACCCATTGATTCATCAGAAGGTAGGTCAGATATTTTCAGACCTCGGGGTTATAGTACTCACCGATGATGTATTTCGCAAACCCGAAAGTCAGGGCTTTAGTAAGTTGAATATTATTTCGCAATGGTCTTACCCCAACCGTGTCGTACAGGCAGCGATGGAGGTAGCCAAGTTGCCGCAAAATATACAATTGGTACAGCTCAACTCATTTGGTTGTGGTCCCGATTCCTTCTTTATGGACGAAACGCGTGATATATTGAAGGCTGCCGGCAAAAATATAACCGTTCTTCGTATCGATGAGATAGCCAGTCCGGGCTCTATTCGTTTGCGTTTGCGCTCATTGGTAGAGTCGCTCAAAGCTGTAAAGTCTTATGATTTGGTAGCAAGCGATTCATATAAAGGTTATTCCGCCCCATATAAAAAAGAAAAAGACAAAAATAAAACGGTTCTTATTCCTTGGCTTTGTGATTTTATTTCGCCATTTGCCCCGGCATTGGGTGAGATTCTTGGGCTGAAGGTAGAGAATCTTCCTAAATCGAACAAGGTATCTGCTGATCTTGGTTTGATGTATGGAAACAATGAAGTGTGCTATCCGTCTACCCTCATTCTGGGAGATATTATCAATGCACTCCAGTCGGGGAACCATGATGCGAAAGATATTGTGCTTGCCATTACACAGACAGGGGGGCAATGCCGTGCTACAAACTATATAGCACAGATCAAGACCGGGTTGCAAAATGCAGGATTTAATGATATTCCTGTAATAGCACTCAGCTCGGGAGAAACGTATCAGAATGACGAGAGTGAATTTACGTTGGAATGGAAAAAAATAGCAAAGATCGCAGTTCCAATTGTATTGTATGGCGATGGTCTGCAACAGATGCATAGTGCTATTTCTGTGCGTGAAAAAAAGGAAGGAGCGTCGCAGCAGATATTTGATTTCTATATAGAACGAGGGATTGATGCTGTTCGGGCAAAGGATGCGAAAACATTGTATAGATTACTGAAAGAGGCTGCTGAGGATTTTAATAATGTGCCTATCTACGATAAAGAATATTCTAAAGTGGGGCTTATTGGAGAAATATTTGTGAAGTACAACAATTATGCACAGTCAAATATATCCGAATGGTTACGGTCTCGTAATGTAGAAGTTTCTACTCCTCCATTGTTAGATTTCCTTATGCAGTTTTTTGTCAACAGTAAGGTGAATGTAGAAAATGGGCTTAGTGAAGAAACAATTTTTTCGAAGACTCTAAAACCCCTTATTTGGTGGTATATAAATAGTAAGGTGAAAAGGTCGGAGAAGATATTGAGCAAGTTTAAATTTTACGAGCCCTCAGAATCTATCTATGCGAAAGCGGAAGCAGCTTCGGAAGTATTAGACCTCTCCAATCAGTTTGGGGAAGGTTGGCTTATCCCGGGAGAAATTGCTCATTATGCCCGTAAGGGTGTAAACAAAGTTGTTTGTTTACAGCCATTCGGATGTATTGCAAATCATATTGTAGCCAAGGGGGTAGAAAAGCGGATTAAGGAAATATATCCGAATATGAATATTTTGTATCTGGATATCGATGGGGGTATTGCAGAGGTGAACTTGCAAAATCGCCTGCATTTTATGATATGA
- the kdsB gene encoding 3-deoxy-manno-octulosonate cytidylyltransferase has protein sequence MKFIAIIPARYASTRFPGKPLADMGGKPMIQRVYEQVKRAVHDVWVATDDSRIFETVKAFGGKAVMTSTDHRSGTDRIQEAYSKIGEDFDVVINVQGDEPFIQPEQIESLKECFDSKDVELATLVKPFKKEDGFDVLFNPNSPKVVINKESEAIYFSRSIVPYIRDTHHTEWLDKHTFYKHIGMYAYRVDVLKEITQLPQSSLEKAESLEQLRWIENGYRIRVGYTDVETIGIDTPEDMERAIKLLK, from the coding sequence ATGAAGTTTATAGCAATAATTCCGGCTCGATATGCCTCTACTCGTTTTCCCGGAAAGCCACTGGCTGATATGGGGGGTAAACCGATGATACAACGTGTATATGAACAGGTGAAGCGAGCGGTTCACGATGTATGGGTTGCAACAGATGATTCCCGCATCTTCGAAACTGTAAAGGCGTTCGGGGGAAAAGCTGTTATGACTTCAACAGACCATCGTAGTGGAACCGACCGTATTCAAGAAGCCTACTCTAAGATTGGGGAAGATTTTGATGTGGTTATCAATGTGCAAGGGGATGAGCCGTTCATTCAGCCCGAGCAAATCGAATCTCTGAAAGAGTGTTTTGATAGCAAAGATGTGGAGTTGGCAACGTTGGTAAAACCTTTCAAAAAAGAAGATGGCTTTGATGTTTTGTTCAATCCTAATTCTCCAAAGGTAGTTATAAATAAGGAGAGCGAAGCAATCTATTTTAGTCGTTCCATTGTTCCATATATACGAGATACCCATCATACAGAATGGCTTGATAAACATACATTTTATAAACATATAGGGATGTATGCTTATCGTGTGGATGTGTTAAAAGAAATCACTCAACTGCCGCAATCTTCACTCGAGAAGGCCGAATCGCTGGAGCAACTCCGTTGGATAGAAAACGGCTACCGTATACGAGTGGGTTATACAGATGTGGAAACAATAGGTATCGATACTCCCGAAGATATGGAAAGAGCGATAAAGCTGCTGAAATAA
- a CDS encoding GtrA family protein: MKQQISNLIKSDSIKQLIKYGLVGVVGLIIDMGVYYLLVTKYSVHYPFSNHISTLLAGRMSVGMLDILISNIISSTLAVINNFILNSYFTFKVTDNKLKRFTSFAGIALVGMVISSMLLTLFIGVMKMDDMLAKAFAICIVAAIQFIINKFFTFKQK, from the coding sequence ATGAAGCAACAAATTAGTAACCTGATTAAAAGTGATTCGATAAAACAATTGATAAAATATGGTCTCGTTGGTGTGGTGGGACTTATTATTGATATGGGTGTTTACTACTTACTGGTTACTAAATATTCTGTGCATTACCCCTTTTCAAATCATATCAGTACTCTTTTAGCTGGAAGGATGTCTGTTGGGATGCTTGATATTCTTATTTCCAATATTATAAGTTCCACTCTGGCTGTGATTAATAATTTTATACTGAACAGCTATTTTACATTTAAGGTAACTGATAACAAGCTGAAGCGCTTTACTTCTTTTGCAGGTATAGCTTTGGTAGGCATGGTTATAAGCTCCATGTTGCTTACATTGTTTATTGGGGTCATGAAGATGGATGATATGTTGGCAAAAGCATTTGCTATATGTATTGTGGCTGCTATTCAATTTATAATCAATAAGTTTTTTACTTTCAAGCAAAAGTGA